The genome window TTCCCAATATAAATATTGAAGAAAAAGTGACGCACGATTTCAGCTTGAGGTGTCACGCGCTGTTGATAGCACAGCGCTTTCCCGGCAAGTCTTGCTTCTATGATCTGAGTTGCATCATTTAATCTCGCTGTTAACAACTGAGCACTTTTTAACAATTTGCCAGCATGATGGCTGTATAGCCATTGTTGCTGTATTTTGCCTAATTGTTGTAAATCTGTATCGAGATGCTGATTATCTATCTGTTGTTTTATCTTCAGAAGTTTTTGTAACCCTGTTGTCGTTGAGTGGTTTGAGCTAGTGTCAGTCGGTAAATATCCTTTTGAATATGTCATCAATTCCGTTATTTCTTCTGTCGACCAAACTGCGTTCCAAAAAACCAGAGGAAGCGTTACACTTTTCTGTGCTATGGCCTGTTTGAGAATATCTCGAGTTTGCTCATCATCAAGTGTATTTAAACAAAGCTTGGCCGAATGAATAAACTTCATTTCATAGCGAAGTCGATTTATGGGTAGCATGACACGCCCCAAAATAGAATTTCGCTCAGCAACCACAACCTGTAATTCACAACCATATAAAGATAAAAACTCCAGCATATTCACGTCTATCTGGGGCACGTCGAGCATTCGTTGCTTTTTATCAGGCAGTTTTGTTAAGGCAGGTAACTTAGAAGTTGAGACAGGTTGATCTAACACTCTGGCCAGACGGACTAAGTATTCATCCATCATAGAATCTGGCTCGTTGAACTTATCACATGCCGTCATCAACAAAACCAGACTAAGAAGAGAAATGACCTTTTTATTCAATAGGTTCACTATGACAAAGTTGGGCTTAAGCAGGTTAGATATAGCTTGTAATGAACTAAAATCATGTTATCGGACAGGTCAGGAAATTTGCTGATGTATGCCAAACATCAGCAATGGCTGCCCTGCTTGGGTGTGGGAGATGACCCGACCTTTAGTCAGCACATGTACTACTTTTCCGTTTCGATGCAACATCCTTATCGTACATT of Methylophaga marina contains these proteins:
- a CDS encoding DUF3080 domain-containing protein, coding for MNKKVISLLSLVLLMTACDKFNEPDSMMDEYLVRLARVLDQPVSTSKLPALTKLPDKKQRMLDVPQIDVNMLEFLSLYGCELQVVVAERNSILGRVMLPINRLRYEMKFIHSAKLCLNTLDDEQTRDILKQAIAQKSVTLPLVFWNAVWSTEEITELMTYSKGYLPTDTSSNHSTTTGLQKLLKIKQQIDNQHLDTDLQQLGKIQQQWLYSHHAGKLLKSAQLLTARLNDATQIIEARLAGKALCYQQRVTPQAEIVRHFFFNIYIGKVQPYLAAVTQQSDEIFPLLNRLAHVKGHNTVSDEFNAYRQENLDPDTTTGVWQQLHQAVERHTQSWQRLLEQCGMRPGVESK